A window from Corynebacterium urogenitale encodes these proteins:
- the pgsA gene encoding phosphatidylinositol phosphate synthase yields the protein MLSVHGRKPAAVVIEPIARGLCKLGITPNMVTLTGTILAIGFALWLIPTNHHFAAAALIGLTVATDMVDGTMARMRGGGTKFGATLDATCDRLTDGAIFGALAFWFAIKEEPNEVLMALCLVILVSSQVTSYVKARAEASGIKVIGGLIERPERLIIGLLSLGLDGLGVPYVLAGGLWVLCAGSIYTVIERLVIVGKSDAAAERIEAPTGAREFSSPNQMNSDDQTVEDHR from the coding sequence ATGTTGAGTGTGCACGGGCGTAAACCCGCTGCGGTCGTTATCGAACCAATTGCCCGCGGCCTCTGCAAGCTCGGTATCACGCCGAACATGGTGACCCTCACCGGAACGATTCTTGCGATTGGCTTCGCGCTCTGGCTGATCCCCACCAACCACCACTTCGCGGCCGCAGCGCTAATCGGACTGACTGTTGCCACTGATATGGTCGACGGCACCATGGCGCGAATGCGCGGTGGCGGGACGAAATTTGGTGCGACGCTGGATGCTACCTGCGACCGCCTGACGGACGGCGCAATCTTTGGTGCCTTGGCCTTCTGGTTTGCCATCAAGGAGGAGCCGAATGAGGTGCTCATGGCACTGTGCCTCGTGATTTTGGTCTCCAGCCAAGTGACCAGTTACGTCAAGGCTCGCGCTGAGGCCAGTGGTATCAAAGTGATCGGTGGACTCATCGAACGGCCCGAGAGGCTGATTATTGGATTGCTCAGCCTCGGTCTCGACGGCCTTGGCGTGCCTTATGTCCTCGCCGGAGGCCTGTGGGTGTTGTGCGCAGGCTCTATCTATACTGTTATTGAGCGACTGGTGATAGTCGGCAAGTCTGATGCAGCCGCTGAAAGGATCGAAGCTCCAACTGGTGCCCGTGAGTTTTCCTCTCCCAACCAGATGAACTCCGACGATCAAACAGTGGAGGACCACCGCTAG
- a CDS encoding HIT family protein — protein sequence MDQYVDHGVGSAPENLDGLLRLWAPYRSAYLTTTEKDDDPFLSIPEKSDEEGLIVARGRTVYCVLNLFPYNPGHMLVVPYRKVADYTELTDEETAELASFTKTAIRAVRRVSNPNAINVGLNLGRASGGSVSDHLHQHVVPRWSGDANFMTVIAGTKVLPQTLRETRRLLADAWREVS from the coding sequence ATGGACCAGTACGTAGATCATGGCGTGGGATCAGCGCCGGAAAATCTAGACGGCTTGCTGCGACTGTGGGCTCCGTACCGGTCCGCATACCTTACTACGACGGAAAAGGATGACGACCCCTTTCTGAGTATCCCGGAGAAATCCGATGAAGAGGGGCTGATTGTTGCCCGCGGGCGTACCGTCTATTGTGTGCTCAATCTCTTTCCCTACAACCCTGGGCATATGCTCGTAGTGCCTTACCGCAAAGTGGCTGACTACACGGAACTGACGGATGAGGAGACTGCTGAGCTAGCAAGCTTCACAAAAACCGCGATCCGGGCTGTACGCCGCGTATCGAACCCGAACGCCATCAATGTCGGTCTCAATCTGGGACGGGCCTCGGGCGGAAGCGTGTCCGATCACCTGCATCAGCACGTCGTGCCACGATGGTCGGGAGATGCTAATTTCATGACGGTGATAGCGGGGACAAAGGTTCTGCCACAGACGTTGCGTGAGACCAGAAGGCTGTTAGCTGATGCATGGCGAGAGGTGAGTTAA
- the thrS gene encoding threonine--tRNA ligase gives MSTPDSTLDNAPAPAAPVTFTVPAGETAGAAMRPLELPNKGPQAIVVVKDSDGQLRDLSWTPEVDTEVTAVASNTEEGRAVIRHSAAHVLAQAVQKEFPGTKLGIGPAIENGFYYDFEVAEPFTPEDLNKIEKSMKKIIKSGQRFERKAYADQDEALAEYVNEPFKTELIADKGNVDPDSEEATEVGAGELTCYSNVNPRSGEVEWYDLCRGPHVPTTRYIPAFAITRSSAAYWRGDQSKAGLQRIYGTAWESKDALDEYKTMLEEAEKRDHRRLGAEMDLFSFPDEIGSGFPVFHPDGGIVRLEMEEHSRRRHIASGYSFVNTPHITKGDLFSKSGHLDFYADGMFPPMQLDGETDADGNVTKQAQDYYAKPMNCPMHNLIFASRGRSYRELPLRLFEFGTVYRYEKSGVIHGLTRARGFTQDDAHIYCTEEQLETELTSVLEFIISLLKDYGLDDFYLELSTKDENKFVGSDEIWERSTRILQRVAEKSGLELVPDPGGAAFYGPKISVQARDAIGRTWQMSTVQLDFNLPERFNLEYTSSDGSKQRPIMIHRALFGSIERFFGVLLEHYAGAFPAWLAPHQVVGIPVADDFNAYLENFAGKLRERGIRAEVDTSDDRMQKKIRNHTQARVPFMVLVGGRDVEAGAVSFRFLDGTQVNGVPQDKALELINSWITSRRNEQPSKEPVSELLS, from the coding sequence ATGAGCACCCCAGATTCGACTTTGGACAATGCACCAGCCCCCGCGGCGCCGGTGACTTTCACCGTCCCCGCCGGTGAAACGGCGGGTGCAGCTATGCGCCCACTGGAGCTTCCAAACAAGGGTCCACAGGCCATTGTTGTGGTGAAAGACAGTGATGGACAGCTTCGAGACCTTTCCTGGACTCCCGAGGTCGATACTGAGGTCACAGCCGTAGCCTCAAACACTGAAGAAGGACGTGCGGTCATTCGGCACTCCGCTGCACACGTACTCGCACAGGCTGTGCAGAAGGAGTTCCCTGGTACCAAGCTCGGTATCGGCCCGGCCATCGAGAACGGCTTCTACTACGACTTTGAGGTAGCTGAGCCATTCACGCCGGAAGATCTGAACAAGATCGAAAAGTCGATGAAGAAGATCATTAAGTCCGGCCAGCGCTTTGAACGTAAAGCCTACGCTGATCAGGACGAGGCCCTCGCAGAGTACGTTAACGAGCCTTTTAAGACGGAACTCATTGCGGATAAGGGCAACGTGGATCCGGATTCTGAGGAAGCGACTGAGGTTGGTGCAGGTGAGCTGACCTGTTACTCCAATGTCAATCCTCGCTCCGGTGAGGTGGAGTGGTATGACCTTTGCCGCGGTCCGCACGTACCAACCACTCGCTACATTCCGGCTTTCGCCATTACTCGCTCTTCTGCTGCGTACTGGCGTGGCGACCAGTCGAAGGCTGGTTTGCAGCGTATTTACGGTACAGCCTGGGAGTCTAAGGATGCTCTGGACGAATACAAAACCATGCTGGAGGAAGCGGAAAAGCGCGATCATCGTCGCCTTGGCGCGGAGATGGATCTCTTTAGCTTCCCGGATGAGATTGGTTCTGGCTTCCCCGTTTTCCACCCGGATGGTGGCATCGTTCGCCTTGAAATGGAGGAGCACTCTCGGCGGCGGCACATCGCATCCGGCTACTCCTTCGTCAATACCCCGCACATCACGAAGGGGGATCTGTTCTCCAAGTCAGGGCACCTTGATTTCTACGCGGATGGCATGTTCCCTCCGATGCAGCTCGATGGCGAGACTGACGCGGATGGCAATGTGACCAAGCAGGCTCAGGACTACTATGCCAAGCCGATGAACTGTCCGATGCACAATCTGATCTTCGCTTCTCGTGGACGTTCATACCGTGAGCTTCCCCTGCGACTGTTCGAGTTCGGAACTGTATATCGCTACGAGAAGTCTGGCGTGATTCACGGTCTCACCCGTGCCCGTGGTTTCACCCAGGACGACGCCCACATTTACTGCACTGAGGAGCAGTTGGAGACGGAGCTGACGTCCGTGCTGGAGTTCATCATCTCCCTACTCAAGGACTACGGCTTGGACGATTTTTACTTGGAGCTGTCGACCAAGGACGAGAATAAGTTTGTCGGGTCCGACGAAATCTGGGAGCGTTCCACGAGAATCCTTCAGCGCGTGGCCGAAAAGTCGGGTCTTGAGCTCGTGCCCGATCCAGGCGGAGCAGCATTCTACGGCCCGAAGATTTCAGTCCAGGCACGTGATGCCATTGGGCGTACTTGGCAGATGTCTACTGTGCAGTTGGACTTCAACCTCCCGGAGCGTTTCAACCTGGAGTACACGTCCTCCGACGGCTCTAAGCAGCGTCCCATCATGATTCACCGTGCGCTCTTCGGCTCCATCGAGCGTTTCTTTGGCGTGCTGCTGGAGCACTACGCCGGCGCATTCCCGGCTTGGCTTGCCCCCCACCAGGTTGTGGGCATCCCGGTTGCCGATGACTTCAACGCCTACCTGGAGAACTTCGCTGGCAAGCTGCGCGAGCGGGGAATCCGCGCGGAGGTTGACACCTCGGATGATCGTATGCAGAAGAAGATCCGCAACCACACCCAAGCACGTGTGCCGTTCATGGTCCTCGTCGGTGGCCGTGACGTCGAAGCTGGCGCGGTATCCTTCCGTTTCCTGGACGGCACGCAGGTGAATGGAGTTCCACAGGACAAGGCCCTGGAGCTGATTAACTCGTGGATCACTTCGCGCCGCAATGAACAACCATCGAAGGAGCCAGTGTCAGAGCTGCTCTCTTAG
- a CDS encoding Dyp-type peroxidase encodes MSGSAITRRGFFAGLGLTGATAVLASCSDKDATGEGSQTTPDATSGGISGENTKVAFDGNHQAGIATAPQTHAILVAYDFKATAIEGGSSVVQRSLQRVMRIWTDDARALTQGNTALADLESELTHAPMNMTITVGWGTEIMKQAGLLDRVPSWVKKNEKGLPAFEGDELKPDFSGGDIVLQICGDDVTAVSHAARVLTRGCRDFVEPKWTQRGFLDAPTGETPRNLLGFKDGTAIPRTEEEYDQAIWDEQGGSAMVVRRIVFDMPGWEALDRTSRETVFGRDIVKGAPLGQREEFDEVDLNITDDTGLPMIDPNSHVGISAGEGKFMRRRAYNWDGEITPLGSSGLIFICFQNDPDKAFTPLQKRLAKSDRLNQWITHVGSALFWCPPGTQEGSYWGQTILEG; translated from the coding sequence ATGTCCGGTTCTGCGATTACCCGGCGTGGTTTCTTTGCTGGTCTCGGCCTCACCGGCGCCACTGCTGTCCTCGCATCTTGTTCTGATAAAGATGCCACTGGCGAGGGTTCACAGACCACACCAGACGCAACTAGTGGTGGCATCTCTGGAGAGAACACGAAGGTCGCCTTCGATGGAAATCATCAGGCAGGGATTGCTACAGCTCCCCAGACTCATGCAATCCTCGTCGCTTATGATTTCAAAGCTACGGCGATCGAAGGCGGGAGCTCAGTAGTTCAGCGTTCCCTCCAACGCGTCATGCGTATTTGGACCGATGATGCTCGTGCTCTGACTCAAGGCAACACAGCTCTTGCTGATCTGGAGTCTGAACTCACTCATGCCCCTATGAACATGACCATCACGGTGGGCTGGGGAACAGAGATCATGAAGCAGGCTGGCCTGCTCGACCGTGTGCCCAGTTGGGTGAAGAAAAATGAGAAGGGGCTGCCGGCATTTGAAGGTGACGAGCTCAAGCCCGACTTTTCTGGCGGGGACATCGTGCTCCAGATTTGTGGTGACGATGTGACAGCGGTCAGCCACGCTGCTCGGGTACTCACCCGTGGTTGTAGAGACTTCGTCGAACCTAAGTGGACTCAACGAGGATTTCTCGATGCACCGACAGGGGAGACGCCCCGAAACCTTCTTGGGTTCAAGGACGGAACGGCAATTCCTCGAACAGAAGAGGAATACGACCAGGCAATTTGGGATGAACAAGGCGGTTCGGCAATGGTCGTGCGGCGCATTGTCTTCGACATGCCTGGATGGGAGGCTCTAGACCGCACCAGCCGTGAAACTGTCTTTGGCCGGGACATTGTCAAGGGCGCTCCCTTGGGGCAGCGTGAAGAATTCGATGAGGTCGATCTCAACATCACGGATGACACCGGCCTCCCGATGATCGATCCAAACTCGCACGTAGGCATCTCGGCCGGTGAGGGAAAATTCATGCGTCGACGCGCTTACAACTGGGACGGAGAGATCACTCCTTTAGGTAGCAGCGGACTCATTTTCATCTGTTTCCAGAACGATCCGGACAAGGCCTTCACCCCGTTACAGAAGCGCCTCGCAAAATCTGATCGTCTCAATCAGTGGATCACTCACGTAGGTTCTGCGCTGTTCTGGTGCCCTCCTGGGACACAAGAGGGGAGCTACTGGGGACAAACCATCCTCGAGGGGTAG
- a CDS encoding copper chaperone PCu(A)C codes for MAVAVAAASALLLAGCSPANESDSDQAPTASDNTPPTADSQESEASTSGLTFSQAYVTAKPADKAMTGVFGALKNITDQDINLKSAESSVAGDVEFHIVEDGVMKEAEDGFTIKAGETMVLQPGHEHIMIMGNNDELAAGDAVTFTLKDAAGKEYELKDVPVRVQQSTHEHYGDAEGSMGDSEMNMEGHNHEGHDHEGHTPEGHDH; via the coding sequence ATGGCAGTCGCAGTCGCGGCGGCATCCGCCCTGCTTCTGGCAGGATGTAGCCCTGCGAATGAGTCCGATTCCGATCAGGCTCCCACGGCCTCCGATAACACCCCTCCCACGGCTGATAGCCAAGAGTCTGAAGCTTCCACTTCTGGCCTGACGTTCTCCCAGGCCTATGTGACCGCTAAGCCAGCGGATAAAGCTATGACCGGAGTTTTCGGCGCGCTGAAAAACATCACTGATCAGGACATCAATCTGAAGTCCGCCGAGTCGTCCGTCGCTGGAGATGTTGAATTCCACATTGTTGAAGACGGCGTGATGAAGGAAGCCGAAGACGGCTTCACGATCAAGGCTGGTGAGACTATGGTTCTGCAGCCGGGACACGAGCACATCATGATCATGGGCAACAATGATGAGCTCGCCGCCGGAGACGCCGTGACCTTCACCCTGAAGGATGCAGCGGGTAAAGAGTACGAACTCAAGGATGTTCCAGTCCGCGTCCAGCAATCTACTCATGAGCACTATGGGGATGCCGAAGGGTCGATGGGTGACTCCGAAATGAATATGGAGGGTCACAACCACGAGGGTCACGACCACGAAGGCCATACCCCCGAGGGTCACGACCACTGA
- a CDS encoding copper resistance CopC family protein — protein MRNPQRSRPVTNRIAALGLAITVGALGSTALAAPAFAHDSVISSTPERGSSISELPEDIVLEFSGEPKDGFNTMSVTRDGKVLFSGEPSIEGRELSLAVPEGTQADAGDYRIGYQITSSDGHATRGSVDFTLTGGDAASSDNPTNNPDEATNAGENDASAEGEQGDAQSTVPTWLLPLGGIVVVAGALVVAIMRYRDLKKTDRDA, from the coding sequence ATGCGCAACCCACAACGTTCGCGACCGGTGACAAACCGCATCGCGGCCCTCGGCCTGGCGATCACCGTCGGCGCATTGGGATCCACCGCACTTGCGGCTCCGGCATTTGCTCACGATTCGGTCATCAGCTCCACTCCGGAGCGAGGATCATCGATTTCCGAGCTTCCTGAGGATATTGTCTTGGAATTCTCGGGCGAGCCGAAGGACGGTTTCAACACAATGTCTGTCACCCGCGATGGCAAGGTGTTGTTCTCAGGAGAGCCATCCATTGAGGGGCGAGAGCTCAGCTTGGCTGTACCTGAAGGTACGCAAGCAGATGCTGGCGATTACCGCATCGGCTACCAGATCACATCCTCGGACGGGCACGCCACACGCGGCAGTGTGGATTTCACTCTGACGGGTGGCGACGCAGCGTCGAGCGATAATCCGACCAACAATCCTGACGAGGCCACAAACGCAGGAGAAAACGATGCCTCCGCCGAGGGGGAGCAGGGGGATGCGCAAAGCACTGTGCCTACCTGGCTTCTGCCACTGGGAGGTATCGTCGTAGTTGCAGGTGCGCTCGTCGTGGCAATTATGCGATACCGCGATCTGAAGAAAACTGATCGCGATGCGTAG
- a CDS encoding glycosyltransferase family 87 protein, with product MNTHSTHSATTSADAPTSAHTHREPPASLSLNVDAARISFILAVAAWPLAIMGFVHKVFLMPHNDNPTDDFTTVWSALNRFREGVPVYAEDYATTDPHYLYSPGGTLLLSPLSLIPDFDLGRILFIFANGLAIVAALAILTRLFGFSLKGGAWPVSMAIVFATESVENTLHFSNVNGMLLLAEVLFLFLLVRYRSLLPQILAGVCLGLAITVKPQFAPLLFIPFVRRQFSAVAAGVAVPVLLNVAALPLMASPSDYLDKLLPYLGEVRDYANSSISGVGVYYGASDGLILFWRFLAAFAVAVAIILLLRWRDRDPLMWAATTASLLLTGVFLISALGQMYYSMMLLPMIFTVCRHRSVMHNPIIWLGIYFCFSLDTWFSDRWRWWGAIFEYTRGTIGWSLILLSAAAAITTWTVLELRRGEKLLGDVKTFGLFGARPTPTSRVPASVEGSTVRQSASPASIKERRAAQR from the coding sequence ATGAATACACACAGCACACATTCGGCAACGACGTCTGCCGATGCTCCGACTTCCGCTCACACTCATCGGGAGCCGCCGGCGTCCTTGTCACTGAACGTGGACGCTGCACGAATCTCTTTCATTCTCGCCGTAGCCGCTTGGCCTCTGGCGATCATGGGCTTCGTCCACAAGGTCTTTCTGATGCCTCATAACGACAACCCCACGGATGACTTCACAACGGTGTGGTCGGCGCTCAATCGCTTCCGTGAGGGCGTTCCGGTCTACGCCGAAGACTATGCGACCACGGACCCGCATTACCTGTATTCCCCCGGCGGGACGCTGCTTCTCAGCCCGCTGTCGTTGATCCCCGACTTCGATCTCGGTCGAATACTTTTCATTTTCGCGAACGGTCTCGCTATCGTCGCTGCGCTAGCTATCCTCACCCGCCTTTTTGGTTTCAGCTTGAAGGGCGGGGCTTGGCCAGTGTCAATGGCCATAGTGTTCGCCACCGAATCAGTCGAGAATACGCTTCACTTCAGTAACGTCAACGGTATGCTGCTCCTCGCGGAGGTGCTGTTTCTCTTCCTTCTGGTTCGCTACCGTTCATTGCTGCCACAGATCCTCGCCGGGGTGTGTTTGGGGTTGGCCATCACCGTCAAACCTCAATTCGCCCCATTGCTATTCATTCCTTTCGTTCGACGCCAGTTCTCCGCAGTAGCAGCTGGCGTGGCAGTACCAGTGTTGCTCAACGTGGCTGCTCTCCCGCTGATGGCGTCACCAAGCGACTATCTCGACAAACTCCTGCCTTACCTCGGCGAAGTTCGCGACTACGCCAACTCCTCAATCTCCGGCGTCGGTGTGTACTACGGCGCCTCTGATGGATTGATCCTCTTCTGGCGTTTCCTTGCAGCCTTCGCCGTTGCGGTCGCGATCATCCTGCTTTTGCGTTGGCGTGATCGAGATCCACTCATGTGGGCGGCCACCACCGCCAGCCTGCTTCTCACGGGTGTGTTCCTCATCAGTGCACTCGGCCAGATGTATTACAGCATGATGCTGCTACCGATGATCTTCACCGTGTGCCGCCATCGTTCCGTGATGCACAACCCGATCATATGGCTCGGCATCTACTTCTGCTTCAGCCTTGATACATGGTTCTCCGATCGATGGCGTTGGTGGGGTGCCATCTTTGAGTACACGCGAGGCACCATCGGATGGTCGTTAATTCTGCTATCTGCGGCTGCCGCGATCACTACATGGACCGTGTTGGAACTTCGTCGTGGGGAGAAGCTACTCGGCGATGTGAAGACCTTCGGCCTGTTCGGTGCCCGTCCAACACCCACATCACGGGTGCCCGCTAGTGTTGAAGGAAGCACAGTGAGGCAGAGTGCCTCTCCGGCATCAATAAAAGAAAGGCGCGCAGCCCAACGATGA
- the msrB gene encoding peptide-methionine (R)-S-oxide reductase MsrB produces the protein MTQQTTPQSGAEPIDFRSLTNEQWRERLSAEEYHVLRQAGTEAPFRGEYTDTETAGIYACRACGAELFRSTEKFHSHCGWPSFFDPANSDAVITREDNSLGMRRVEVLCANCESHLGHVFAGEGYDTPTDLRYCINSISLTLTPLESE, from the coding sequence ATGACGCAACAGACGACCCCACAGTCCGGCGCTGAGCCCATCGATTTTCGCTCGCTCACCAACGAGCAATGGCGTGAACGCTTATCGGCCGAGGAATATCATGTCCTCCGTCAAGCTGGCACCGAGGCTCCTTTTCGCGGTGAATACACCGATACCGAGACAGCTGGAATCTACGCTTGCCGTGCCTGCGGCGCTGAGTTATTCCGCTCCACTGAAAAATTCCATTCGCACTGCGGTTGGCCAAGCTTTTTCGACCCGGCTAACTCGGACGCGGTGATCACACGTGAGGACAACTCGCTGGGCATGCGACGTGTGGAAGTTTTGTGCGCGAACTGCGAGAGTCATCTTGGCCATGTCTTTGCCGGCGAAGGTTACGACACTCCTACTGATCTTCGCTATTGCATTAACTCCATTAGCCTCACTCTCACTCCGCTGGAATCGGAGTAG
- the hemQ gene encoding hydrogen peroxide-dependent heme synthase, translating into MSDQSNMDIDKLNAVVRYAMYSVFKVEQGFLDEDRQAVAADFQKFLDSYADSDLEIRGVYDLTGLRAEADVMIWWHAEKMEDLQEAYKRFLRETKLGQNCDPVWSNAGLHRPSEFNKSHLPSFIMGEAPEEWICVYPFVRSYDWYIMDPSERSRLLREHGMAAVGFDEVRANTISGFALGDYEWLLAFESPNLERIVELMHKMRYTEARLHVREEVPFFTGRRINGSAEDVQAFVASLA; encoded by the coding sequence ATGTCCGACCAGAGCAACATGGATATCGACAAGCTCAATGCTGTAGTGCGCTACGCAATGTATTCCGTTTTCAAGGTGGAACAGGGATTCCTCGATGAGGATCGTCAGGCGGTAGCGGCCGATTTCCAGAAGTTTCTTGATTCCTACGCGGACTCCGACTTGGAGATTCGCGGTGTCTACGATCTCACCGGTCTGCGTGCGGAGGCGGATGTGATGATCTGGTGGCACGCCGAGAAGATGGAGGACCTGCAGGAGGCGTATAAGCGCTTCCTTCGTGAGACTAAGCTGGGGCAAAACTGCGACCCAGTATGGTCTAATGCTGGCCTCCACCGCCCTTCCGAGTTCAATAAGTCGCACCTACCGTCCTTCATCATGGGGGAGGCTCCGGAAGAGTGGATTTGCGTTTACCCATTCGTCCGCAGCTACGACTGGTACATCATGGATCCGAGTGAACGCTCAAGGCTGCTGCGTGAACACGGCATGGCAGCAGTGGGCTTCGACGAAGTCCGTGCCAACACGATCTCTGGTTTCGCACTGGGGGACTACGAATGGCTCCTGGCATTCGAGTCGCCAAATCTCGAGCGCATTGTAGAGCTCATGCATAAGATGCGCTACACCGAAGCCCGCCTGCACGTTCGTGAAGAAGTTCCGTTCTTCACTGGGCGCCGCATCAATGGCTCAGCGGAGGACGTACAGGCGTTCGTGGCTTCCCTGGCCTAA